One stretch of Ipomoea triloba cultivar NCNSP0323 chromosome 8, ASM357664v1 DNA includes these proteins:
- the LOC116027306 gene encoding DExH-box ATP-dependent RNA helicase DExH15 chloroplastic produces MAIQSVLSLSSHPFTFRSQSNKPSALILCKPLLHVQNLGFCFIRPLQHSRTVNKCPRSVLPVESQISDEGEDDEEEEDEEEEEEEEDDDADDEEAAEEYGVISAEVSDGGEESEYESFDAANSIDVAREDKLKFEEFKWQRVERICRDVREFGEGIIDANELASVYNFRIDKFQRLAIQAFLRGSSVVVSAPTSSGKTLIAEAAAVATVAKGRRLFYTTPLKALSNQKFREFRETFGDSNVGLITGDSVINKDAQVLIMTTEILRNMLYQSVGMVSSDSGLLHVDVIVLDEVHYLSDISRGTVWEEIVIYCPKEVQLICLSATVANPDELAGWIGQIHGRTELVTSLRRPVPLTRHFSTKPALLPLLNEKGTSMSRSLSLNYLQLDESEATLQKGERSRRRNSRRRGSDVNPLSKNEISALRRSQVPQIMDTLLQLKARDILPAVWFIFSRKGCDAAVQYLENCKLLDECEVSEVELALKRFRIQYPDAVRESSVKGLRRGLAAHHAGCLPLWKSFIEELFQRGLVKVVFATETLAAGINMPARTAVISSLSKRGDSGRVLLSSNELFQMAGRAGRRGIDELGHVVLVQTPYEGPEECCKLIFSGLQPLVSQFTASYGMVLNLLAGAKVTRGSMESDELKISRGGRTLEEARKLIEQSFGNYVGSNVMVAAKEELARIEKEIEMLTSEISDEAIDRKIQKLLSQSAYQEISNLQEELKAEKLLRTELRRRMELERMFSLKPLLKELEDGHLPFVCLQYNDADGVQHLVAAVYLGNVDALSASKLKNVVHHSDLFAINMEVESNENGGIEGEDNSKPCYHVALGSDNSWYLFTEKWIRTLYRTGFPNVALAHGDALPREIMTELVEKGDMQWQKLAESGFGGLWCMEGSLETWSWSLNVPVLSTLSEDDEVLEFSQAYKDIVECYKDQRNKVSRLKKKIARSEGFKEYKKIVDMAGFTEEKIRRLKVRSNRLINRIQQIEPTGWKEFLQVSNVIHESRALDINTHVIFPLGETAAAIRGENELWLAMVLRNKLLLGLKPAQLAAVCGSLVSEGIKLRPSKNNSYIYEPSAIVLDVINLLEEQRTSLLELQEKHGVRIPCCLDSQFSGMVEAWASGLTWKEIMMDCAMDEGDLARLLRRSIDILAQVPKLPDIDPLLQSNAKSASSVMDRPPISELAG; encoded by the exons ATGGCCATACAGTCTGTTCTCTCCCTCTCTTCTCATCCTTTCACCTTTCGctctcagtcaaacaagccttCTGCACTTATACTCTGTAAGCCACTTCTCCATGTCCAAAACCTAGGGTTCTGCTTCATAAGGCCACTGCAGCATTCTCGAACTGTCAACAAGTGTCCGAGGTCTGTTTTGCCGGTGGAGTCTCAAATCTCCGACGAAGGCGAAgacgacgaagaagaagaagatgaagaggaggaggaagaagaggaagacgACGATGCTGATGACGAAGAAGCTGCGGAAGAGTATGGCGTCATTTCAGCTGAGGTTTCCGACGGAGGCGAAGAAAGTGAGTACGAAAGTTTTGACGCTGCGAATTCGATTGATGTGGCGAGAGAGGATAAATTGAAGTTTGAGGAATTTAAATGGCAGAGAGTGGAGAGGATTTGTAGGGACGTTCGAGAATTCGGAGAAGGAATTATCGACGCTAACGAACTTGCTTCAGTTTACAATTTCCGTATTGATAAGTTCCAG AGATTGGCGATTCAAGCGTTTCTACGAGGCTCTTCAGTTGTGGTGTCTGCGCCAACAAGTAGTGGCAAAACTTTAATTGCTGAAGCTGCCGCTGTTGCGACAGTGGCAAAAGGAAGGAGATTGTTCTACACTACTCCTCTTAAGGCTTTGTCAAATCAGAAATTTCGCGAATTCCG GGAGACATTTGGTGATAGTAATGTTGGGCTTATTACAGGAGATTCAGTGATAAATAAAGATGCTCAGGTTTTAATTATGACTACTGAGATTTTGCGCAATATGTTGTATCAGAG TGTTGGAATGGTTTCATCAGACAGTGGACTTCTACATGTTGATGTGATTGTTTTGGatgaagtacattatttgagtgaCATATCTCGGGGTACTGTCTGGGAAGAAATT GTTATTTATTGCCCAAAAGAAGTTCAACTTATATGTCTGTCAGCAACTGTCGCTAATCCAGATGAGTTGGCTGGTTGGATAGGTCAG ATTCATGGTAGAACTGAGTTGGTGACATCACTCAGACGTCCAGTTCCCCTGACAAGGCACTTCTCAACTAAACCAGCTTTACTACCTCTTCTTAATGAAAAAGGCACAAGCATGAGCAG GAGTTTATCACTCAATTATTTACAACTTGATGAATCAGAAGCTACATTACAGAAGGGTGAACGGTCTAGAAGGAGAAATTCAAGAAGACGTGGAAGTGATGTAAATCCACTCTCAAAGAATGAGATATCTGCTCTTCGCCGCTCACAG GTGCCCCAGATTATGGACACATTATTGCAGCTAAAGGCAAGGGATATACTTCCAGCAGTGTGGTTTATCTTTAGTAGGAAGGGATGTGATGCAGCTGTTCAGTATCTTGAAAACTGTAAGCTACTTGATGAGTGTGAAGTGAGCGAAGTTGAACTGGCTTTGAAGAGGTTCCGCATTCAATATCCTGATGCAGTGAGAGAATCCTCTGTGAAGGGCCTTCGGCGAGGGTTGGCTGCACATCATGCTGGCTGTCTTCCCTTGTGGAAATCATTTATTGAAGAGCTATTTCAGCGAGGACTTGTTAAAGTTGTCTTTGCAACAGAGACACTTGCTGCTGGAATTAACATGCCTGCTAGGACAGCTGTTATTTCATCTCTCAGCAAGAGGGGAGACAGTGGACGTGTCCTGTTAAGCTCAAATGAATTGTTCCAAATGGCTGGGCGAGCTGGTCGAAGGGGTATTGATGAATTGGGTCATGTAGTTCTTGTTCAGACTCCATATGAAGGTCCTGAAGAGTGCTGCAAACTAATATTTTCTGGACTTCAACCCCTTGTCTCACAATTTACTGCTTCCTATGGCATGGTGCTAAATCTTCTAGCG GGGGCCAAAGTTACTCGTGGATCAATGGAATCAGATGAACTGAAAATCTCACGAGGAGGACGGACTTTGGAAGAAGCAAGGAAATTAATTGAGCAGAGTTTTGGAAATTATGTAGGGAGCAACGTTATGGTTGCTGCAAAAGAAGAGCTTGCTAGAATTGAGAAGGAGATTGAGATGCTAACTTCTGAAATAAGTGACGAAGCAATTGATAGAAAAATCCAGAAGCTCTTGTCACAATCGGCTTATCAGGAGATTTCCAATCTTCAGGAGGAATTAAAA GCAGAAAAACTCTTGCGTACTGAACTGCGGAGAAGAATGGAACTGGAGAGAATGTTTTCtttgaaacctttgttgaaGGAACTGGAGGATGGGCATCTGCCATTTGTGTGCTTGCAGTACAATGATGCTGATGGGGTTCAACATTTAGTTGCTGCTGTTTATTTGGGCAATGTTGATGCTTTAAGTGCTTCAAAACTTAAGAATGTG GTTCACCACTCTGATTTGTTTGCTATAAATATGGAAGTAGAAAGTAATGAAAATGGTGGTATTGAAGGTGAAGATAATTCCAAACCATGCTACCATGTGGCTCTTGGTTCAGACAACTCTTGGTACCTTTTCACCGAAAAGTGGATTAGAACACTATACAGAACAGGCTTCCCAAATGTTGCCTTAGCTCATGGTGATGCCTTGCCTCGTGAAATTATGACAGAACTTGTTGAGAAGGGGGATATGCAATGGCAGAAGCTGGCAGAGTCAGGATTTGGAGGTTTATGGTGCATGGAGGGATCTTTAGAGACATGGTCTTGGAGTTTAAATGTGCCAGTCTTGAGTACTCTCTCTGAGGATGATGAG GTCCTCGAATTTTCTCAAGCTTACAAGGACATAGTAGAATGCTATAAAGATCAAAGAAATAAAGTTTCTCGTTTGAAGAAAAAGATAGCACGATCAGAAGGATTTAAAGAGTATAAGAAGATTGTAGATATGGCTGGATTCACAGAGGAGAAGATTCGAAGGTTGAAGGTTAGGTCAAATCGATTGATTAACCGCATACAACAGATTGAGCCAACTGGCTGGAAGGAGTTTTTGCAG GTCAGCAATGTTATTCATGAAAGTAGGGCATTGGATATCAATACACATGTTATATTTCCACTTGGTGAAACTGCGGCAGCAATTCGAGGAGAAAATGAACTCTGGCTTGCCATGGTTCTTCGAAATAAATTATTGCTGGGCTTAAAGCCTGCACAACTTGCTGCTGTTTGTGGAAGTCTAGTTTCTGAAGGGATTAAACTTCGGCCTTCAAAGAATAACAg TTATATATATGAACCCTCTGCCATTGTCTTGGATGTCATCAACTTATTAGAAGAACAAAGAACCTCACTTCTCGAACTTCAAGAGAAGCATGGAGTAAGG ATACCATGCTGCTTGGATAGCCAATTTTCTGGCATGGTTGAAGCTTGGGCTTCTGGTTTAACTTGGAAGGAGATTATGATGGACTGTGCTATGGATGAAGGAGATTTAGCCCGCCTTTTAAGAAGATCGATTGATATATTGGCTCAG GTTCCTAAATTGCCCGATATTGACCCACTGCTGCAAAGCAATGCCAAAAGTGCATCCAGTGTGATGGACCGTCCACCAATAAGTGAACTGGCTGGATGA